The genomic stretch AAAGAACTCAAGGGCTCAAGTGCCGGGCTGGCCCAAGCTGAAGTCAGCGTCTAATTTGACCTGGCAGTTCTCTGGTGAGACCATAGTGATGCAATTAATTTAGAAAGAGGCAATCATTATGTTTGCAACTACCCTTCTAGGTTTCACTCTCAATACGGTTTGGGATATCATCATACTAGTAATCTGGATAGCCATCGCTTTCTGGCCGGCTCGCGTGGCCGCTCGCAAAGGCCACAGCTTTTTGGGCTATTTCTTACTAAGTTTGCTGTTCTTCCCGTTGTCACTAATCCTGGCCTACGTCGTCAGTGATCGCAGTCGACAATCAGGGAGTGCAACACCTCCCCCCGCCGCAGAGTAGTTTTGAAGCGAAATAAAAAAACGGCCCACGGGCCGTTTTTTTATTTCGTCTAAGTTTTGTTAGCGCGCGCCGGCTGCGGTCCAAGTGCCGGTGGTGGCCAACGGAACGTAGGTTTCGGTGGCTGCGCCTTTGCCTTTGGCGTAGTAAAACAGGTTAGCCTTGCAGGTAGCTGAGCCGCCTCGAGTTAACCATTTAGAGCTGCTGCCGCCTAAGATGAAGCCTGGGAAGCCGCTAATTTGTTTCTGGTAAGTTTGATTGGCTGATCCGCCTTCACCATAAACTAGATCTGGGCTCAATGCATCGGTTGAGGTGACCATACCATCACCATTAACGTCCTGGAAACACAGGACTTCGACTCGGGGGTATTTTGCCGTGTTGTCGGTTAGTCTGGGGTAAGTTGATGTAAAGGTGGCTAGACCACCCAAGTAAGGACCTGTTTGGTCGAGTTTGATACTAGATGAGCCACCACCGGGGGAGGCGGCATGGCCGCTGGCGATGAAATAACCAAGGACAACAGCGCCAATAATAATTAACGCGAGACTAAGGGGATTAAGACTTAAATTTTTAAGAGCGGCTTTTTTGGCCATCTATTTATTTTCCCTATCCTATTAATAAAATACTTATGCTAATACTTATACAGGCAAATCACGGTCCAGTCAATAAACATAACCGCAATCCGGGTGCGAAAATTAGGCTTTTTCGATAGCTTTTAAGCGTACATTCAAAATCTGCTTAATGAGCTTTTCTGGAATCGGGTTTGCCAAAGTGAAACGAATCGTGCCCTTGGATAAATCATAAGCTTTTAGTTGATCTTTCAGTGCTTCAATCGGAGCGGCGCCGGGGAAAAGGCTCAGATGATCTTTCATCGCCGCAAAGCTAACCAAGTATTTGCCGCGGTACTTAAAGCCGGGCATACCGTAGGTCATGACTTCGTCGGCTTCGGGTACGGTTTGGTGAACGATACGGCGAATCCGCTCGAGTTCCGCTCGCTCAGCCTCCGGCACCTTTTCTAATAATTCATCGATAACGGACATGGCATGATTATACCAGAGCGCTTCTGGTTAAAATGGCCTAAATATGTTATATTTTGCCAGTTAAGCGCCCTTAGCTCAGCGGATTAGAGCGTCTGGCTTCGGACCAGAAGGTCGGGGGTTCGAATCCCTCAGGGCGCGCCATTTAAAGGATTTTGCCGTGCGGATAATTTGTCCTTATACAGCCAATCGGCTCAGACAGCAAACTCGAAGTGCTCTGCCGCTTACGGCTGAGTTTGTAGAAATGACAGCCTTCGATAGCTATCAACAGCTGCTGCTTTCACTTTGGCAGCGCAGCGATTCATTTATTATCATCGAACATGATGTGGTGCCATATCCGTCTATATTTGCAGAACTTTCGGCCTGCAAACGGGAATGGTGTTCTAGTCCCTACGGATCAGGTGCGGCTTCACTAGGTTGCGTCAAAATAACTAAATCGCTGATTTCTAAACTGCCTGGCTTATGGGAGAAAATGCCGCTGCGGCACTGGCAATACTGTGATAGCTGGTTTAATGAAAACGCCGAAAGAGTTTCGTCGGTACACTATCACCAACCAGTTTTGGCCCATTTGCACGCTGATAACCCGATCACTGCCAAAGGGCCGCTAATTACTCGCGTCCGACGCCAAAATGATCAAGAGGTTGAGGTAGCTTTTTATGACCCCAAGATTGAGTACGAATTTGCTTCGATGACGCTACCCCGGACCAAATTGTCTAACGAACAGATTGAAGATCGCGTCGCGAGCGAACTAAATAAACTAAACCAACTCTACTTCCTAACGGCCAACGACAATTCCGGGCCGGCAACCTAAGGATATTATGCTAGA from Candidatus Saccharimonadales bacterium encodes the following:
- a CDS encoding DUF1801 domain-containing protein, coding for MSVIDELLEKVPEAERAELERIRRIVHQTVPEADEVMTYGMPGFKYRGKYLVSFAAMKDHLSLFPGAAPIEALKDQLKAYDLSKGTIRFTLANPIPEKLIKQILNVRLKAIEKA